From Nevskia ramosa DSM 11499, the proteins below share one genomic window:
- a CDS encoding DUF2721 domain-containing protein: MDPDSQITSIAHVIQLAVAPVFLLAGVAAFTGVISNRLGRIVDRARHLESQVRGASIVRADGIRAALKNLAKRARLANRAMTLCVSCAVMICSDIVVLFISTLTGVGLSGVVATVFVFAMLLLIAGLLHFLREVYLATRFLRIGGPDSQPDAQAIETPPPPPPA; this comes from the coding sequence ATGGACCCAGATTCCCAGATCACGTCGATTGCCCACGTCATCCAGCTGGCGGTGGCACCCGTGTTCCTGTTGGCCGGTGTTGCCGCCTTCACCGGCGTGATCTCGAACCGGCTCGGGCGCATCGTCGATCGGGCGCGGCACCTGGAATCGCAGGTCCGCGGTGCTTCGATCGTCCGGGCCGACGGGATCCGTGCGGCACTGAAGAATCTGGCCAAGCGCGCCCGGCTGGCGAACCGGGCGATGACCTTGTGCGTGTCCTGCGCAGTGATGATCTGCAGCGACATCGTCGTGCTGTTCATCAGCACCTTGACCGGCGTCGGGCTCAGCGGCGTGGTGGCGACGGTGTTCGTGTTCGCGATGCTGCTACTGATCGCCGGGCTGCTGCACTTCCTGCGCGAGGTCTATCTGGCCACCCGCTTCCTGCGCATCGGCGGGCCGGACAGCCAACCCGATGCGCAGGCGATTGAAACGCCGCCGCCTCCGCCGCCTGCCTGA
- the dapD gene encoding 2,3,4,5-tetrahydropyridine-2,6-dicarboxylate N-succinyltransferase: MNNQELKAIVESAWEDRATLDASNTAVAAAVEAAIELLDSGAARVAEPVDAGWQVNDWLKKAVLLYFRLHDNAPMEMGPLMGYDKVPLKYAGWTAERFKAQGARIVPPASVRRGAYIAPGAILMPSFVNIGGYVGKGTMVDTWATVGSCAQIGANVHLSGGVGIGGVLEPLQAAPTIIEDDCFIGARSEIVEGVIVEKGAVISMGVFIGQSTPIFDREKNTVSYGRVPAGSVVVAGSLPRENGRYSINCAVIVKTVDAQTRSKVGINALLRDL; encoded by the coding sequence TTGAACAATCAAGAATTGAAGGCGATCGTCGAGAGCGCCTGGGAAGATCGCGCCACGCTGGATGCCTCGAACACCGCTGTCGCCGCTGCCGTCGAAGCCGCGATCGAACTGCTGGACTCGGGTGCGGCCCGCGTCGCCGAACCTGTTGACGCTGGCTGGCAGGTCAACGACTGGCTGAAGAAAGCCGTGCTGCTGTACTTCCGCCTGCACGACAACGCGCCGATGGAAATGGGCCCCTTGATGGGCTACGACAAGGTGCCGCTGAAGTACGCCGGCTGGACTGCCGAACGCTTCAAGGCGCAGGGCGCGCGCATCGTGCCGCCGGCCTCGGTACGCCGTGGCGCCTATATCGCACCGGGCGCGATCCTGATGCCGAGCTTCGTCAACATCGGCGGCTATGTCGGCAAGGGCACGATGGTCGACACCTGGGCCACGGTCGGCTCCTGCGCGCAGATCGGCGCCAACGTCCATCTGTCCGGCGGCGTTGGCATCGGCGGCGTGCTCGAACCGCTGCAGGCAGCGCCGACGATCATCGAGGACGACTGCTTCATCGGCGCTCGTTCGGAAATCGTTGAAGGCGTGATCGTCGAGAAGGGTGCCGTGATCTCGATGGGCGTGTTCATCGGCCAGTCGACGCCGATCTTCGATCGCGAGAAGAACACCGTCAGCTATGGCCGCGTGCCGGCCGGCTCGGTGGTGGTCGCCGGTTCGCTGCCCCGGGAAAACGGTCGCTACAGCATCAATTGTGCGGTGATCGTCAAGACCGTCGACGCCCAGACGCGCTCGAAGGTCGGCATCAACGCGCTGCTTCGCGACCTTTAA
- the dapE gene encoding succinyl-diaminopimelate desuccinylase — protein sequence MADDLRTSAVLELTRALIARRSLTPDDAGCCALIAERLAALGFTIEWINAEGITNLWATYGAGAPLFVLAGHTDVVPPGPIAAWASDPFVPEIRDGVLYGRGAADMKSGLAAMVCAVERLLAQGSVSGTIAFLITSDEEGLAHHGTKHVVEVLKSRGIKPDYAIVGEATGDTQFGDRITIGRRGSLGCNLTVFGKQGHVAYPLKADNPIHRLAPALAELVSIEWDAGNAHFPPTSFQISNIHSGTGATNVIPGTAELIFNFRYCTESTADSLKARVHEVLDRHGLRYEASWWLSGLPFLTRQGALIAAAKDSIRAVTGLTPLLFTGGGTSDARFIAPMGTEVVEIGPVNDSIHKVDEHVRVVDLDALSAVYEGTLARLLGTAGASS from the coding sequence ATGGCTGATGACCTTCGCACCTCCGCGGTGCTGGAACTGACCCGCGCGCTGATCGCCCGCCGCTCGCTGACGCCCGATGACGCCGGCTGCTGCGCGCTGATCGCCGAACGTCTTGCCGCGCTCGGTTTCACGATCGAATGGATCAACGCTGAAGGCATCACCAACCTGTGGGCGACTTATGGCGCAGGCGCGCCGCTGTTCGTGCTCGCCGGCCACACCGACGTCGTGCCGCCGGGCCCGATCGCGGCCTGGGCCAGCGACCCGTTCGTGCCGGAAATCCGCGACGGCGTGCTCTACGGCCGTGGTGCGGCGGACATGAAGAGCGGCCTCGCCGCGATGGTTTGCGCCGTCGAGCGGCTGCTGGCCCAGGGCAGCGTCAGCGGCACCATCGCCTTCCTGATCACCAGCGACGAGGAAGGCCTGGCCCATCACGGCACCAAGCACGTCGTCGAAGTGCTGAAGTCGCGCGGCATCAAGCCGGACTACGCCATCGTCGGCGAAGCCACCGGTGACACCCAGTTCGGCGATCGCATCACCATCGGCCGGCGCGGCTCGCTGGGCTGCAACCTGACCGTGTTCGGCAAGCAGGGCCACGTCGCCTATCCGCTGAAGGCCGACAACCCTATCCATCGCCTGGCGCCGGCGCTGGCCGAGCTGGTGTCGATCGAATGGGACGCCGGCAATGCCCACTTTCCGCCAACCTCGTTCCAGATCTCGAACATCCATTCCGGCACCGGCGCGACCAATGTCATTCCCGGTACCGCCGAGCTGATCTTCAATTTCCGCTACTGCACCGAATCGACCGCCGACAGCCTGAAAGCGCGAGTCCACGAAGTGCTCGATCGCCACGGCCTGCGCTACGAAGCCAGCTGGTGGCTCAGCGGCCTGCCGTTCCTGACTCGCCAGGGCGCCTTGATCGCAGCTGCTAAAGACAGCATTCGTGCCGTCACCGGCCTGACGCCGCTGCTGTTCACCGGCGGCGGCACTTCGGATGCGCGCTTCATCGCACCGATGGGCACCGAAGTGGTCGAGATCGGTCCGGTCAACGATTCGATCCACAAGGTCGATGAGCACGTTCGCGTCGTCGATCTCGATGCCTTGAGCGCCGTCTACGAAGGCACGCTGGCGCGGCTGCTCGGCACGGCCGGGGCATCGTCATGA
- a CDS encoding GTP cyclohydrolase II — protein MTAEPGSEKARHIRLTSHPPVADTELLTIHWGAADPLERGPLVGTTTNRLQRNVIGSHSGSYGVYRALAVAAKALPKGHRADLTNTLPTDIIGPYPSWFGAERIVSLDPFGAIVADVYRAQIEQGFDLRPTIAVTKAHIDLPEIREAIVAGRLKPDGKILLDDGSAVVTKVALEPVWWLPGVAKRFGVEENALRRALFEETGGMYPELVTRSDLEVFLPPIGGQTAYIFGDPTSLANPDVSLSCRIHDECNGSDVFGSDICTCRPYLTHAIEECIKGAQPVSHGGLNGVGLIVYSRKEGRALGEVTKFLVYNARKRQIGGDSADKYFLRTECVAGVQDMRFQELMPDVLHWFGVQRIHRLVSMSNMKYDAIVGAGIKVDERVKLPDELIPADARVEIEAKMAAGYFTDGVVIAADKLIDVKGRAL, from the coding sequence ATGACCGCCGAACCAGGATCAGAGAAGGCTCGCCACATCCGCCTGACTTCGCACCCGCCGGTCGCCGATACCGAGTTGCTGACCATCCACTGGGGCGCGGCCGATCCGCTGGAGCGCGGGCCGCTGGTCGGCACTACCACCAATCGCCTGCAGCGCAACGTCATCGGCTCGCATTCCGGTTCCTACGGCGTCTACCGCGCCTTGGCGGTGGCCGCGAAAGCGCTGCCGAAAGGCCATCGCGCCGATCTGACCAATACCTTGCCGACCGACATCATCGGCCCCTACCCATCCTGGTTCGGCGCCGAGCGCATCGTCTCGCTCGATCCGTTCGGCGCGATCGTCGCGGATGTCTATCGCGCGCAGATCGAGCAGGGCTTCGATCTGCGGCCGACGATCGCGGTGACCAAGGCGCATATCGATCTGCCGGAGATTCGCGAAGCGATCGTCGCCGGCCGGCTCAAGCCCGATGGCAAGATCCTGCTCGACGACGGCTCGGCGGTGGTCACCAAGGTGGCGCTGGAACCGGTCTGGTGGCTGCCCGGTGTCGCCAAACGTTTTGGTGTCGAGGAAAACGCGCTGCGTCGCGCGCTGTTCGAGGAAACCGGCGGCATGTATCCGGAGCTGGTGACCCGCTCCGATCTCGAAGTATTCCTGCCGCCGATCGGCGGCCAGACCGCCTACATCTTCGGCGACCCGACCTCGCTGGCGAACCCGGACGTGAGCCTGTCCTGCCGAATCCACGACGAGTGCAATGGCTCTGACGTGTTCGGCTCCGACATCTGCACCTGCCGGCCGTATCTGACCCACGCAATCGAGGAATGCATCAAGGGCGCCCAGCCGGTTTCGCACGGCGGGCTGAACGGCGTCGGCCTGATCGTCTACTCGCGCAAGGAAGGCCGCGCGCTCGGCGAAGTCACCAAGTTCCTGGTCTACAACGCCCGCAAGAGACAGATCGGCGGCGACAGCGCCGACAAATACTTCCTGCGCACCGAATGCGTCGCCGGCGTGCAGGACATGCGCTTCCAGGAGCTGATGCCCGACGTGCTGCACTGGTTCGGCGTACAGCGCATCCATCGCCTGGTGTCGATGAGCAACATGAAATACGACGCCATCGTCGGCGCCGGCATCAAGGTCGATGAGAGAGTGAAGCTGCCGGACGAGCTGATTCCGGCCGATGCCCGAGTCGAGATCGAAGCGAAGATGGCCGCCGGCTATTTCACCGACGGTGTGGTGATCGCCGCCGACAAGCTGATCGACGTCAAGGGCCGGGCACTGTGA
- a CDS encoding URC4/urg3 family protein, protein MNPAVATLRDPVTIRARAGNITAAVVAGRSDWWFVDESRIETAAKKVVEVTLARYPTLAIPYHSRWRHFEAGGVDRAAELTAAMTRLDAAAQARVRIDLAIVSVLLDAGAGAQWQYCDGGRDYGRSEGLGVASFRAFMAGAFSSDPAQPLQVDGKALLRLDAARLGNLFQVRDSNPLVGLDGRAELLRRFGQTLIERPQAFGVDARPGGLFDLLTDHGVKREIEVAALLRALLDHTSDIWLAGNALDGVALGDAWPHPLAGGDGASTGWMPFHKLSQWLVYSLFEPFEWAGITIAGRDALTGLPEYRNGGLLIDAGVIVLRDPAFATRQWTAGDALIVEWRALTVNLIDVIADRVRALLKRSADELPLACILEGGTWAAGRAYAAELRGGLPPLNIVSDGTVF, encoded by the coding sequence GTGAACCCAGCGGTTGCGACCCTGCGCGATCCGGTAACGATCCGCGCCCGCGCCGGCAACATCACCGCTGCAGTCGTGGCCGGCAGGTCGGACTGGTGGTTTGTCGATGAATCGCGGATCGAAACCGCCGCCAAGAAGGTCGTCGAAGTCACCCTCGCCCGCTATCCGACCTTGGCGATTCCGTACCACAGCCGCTGGCGGCACTTCGAAGCTGGCGGCGTCGATCGTGCAGCAGAACTCACGGCGGCGATGACCAGGCTCGATGCCGCCGCGCAAGCCCGCGTAAGGATCGATCTGGCCATCGTCAGCGTGCTGCTCGATGCCGGTGCCGGCGCGCAATGGCAGTACTGCGATGGTGGCCGCGATTACGGTCGCTCGGAAGGTCTCGGTGTGGCCAGCTTCCGGGCATTCATGGCGGGTGCGTTTTCGTCCGATCCGGCGCAGCCGCTGCAGGTCGACGGCAAGGCGCTGCTGAGGCTCGATGCCGCGCGACTCGGCAACCTGTTCCAGGTCCGCGACAGCAACCCGCTGGTCGGCCTCGATGGCCGCGCCGAATTGCTGAGACGCTTCGGCCAGACGCTGATCGAACGGCCGCAAGCCTTCGGTGTCGACGCCCGTCCCGGTGGCCTGTTCGATCTGCTGACCGATCACGGCGTGAAGCGCGAGATCGAAGTCGCAGCCTTGCTGCGTGCGCTGCTCGACCACACCAGCGACATCTGGCTGGCCGGCAATGCGCTCGATGGCGTAGCGCTCGGCGACGCCTGGCCGCATCCGCTCGCAGGCGGCGACGGTGCCAGCACAGGCTGGATGCCGTTCCACAAGCTCAGCCAGTGGCTGGTCTATTCGCTGTTCGAGCCGTTCGAATGGGCCGGCATCACCATAGCCGGCCGCGATGCGCTGACCGGCCTGCCCGAGTACCGCAACGGCGGCCTGCTGATCGATGCCGGCGTGATCGTGCTGCGCGATCCGGCGTTCGCGACTCGGCAATGGACTGCCGGCGACGCGCTGATCGTCGAATGGCGGGCGCTGACCGTGAACCTGATCGATGTGATCGCCGACCGGGTCCGCGCGCTGCTCAAGCGCAGCGCCGATGAACTGCCGCTGGCCTGCATCCTCGAAGGCGGCACCTGGGCCGCTGGCCGCGCGTATGCCGCAGAACTGCGGGGCGGCTTGCCGCCGCTGAACATCGTCAGCGACGGCACCGTGTTCTGA
- a CDS encoding DUF4394 domain-containing protein translates to MNASINAARGYPRRNRSALAGALLAIAALTMAGCADQFDSVATPVDPGTPPIDPGTPPVDPVATVFGIRGGAELVRFSPDSPATVTSIGAISGLGAGETILGIDFRPADGNLYAVTSAGRVLTVDPATGIASSIQPITGDGTALTALRYGIDFNPVANALRIIGDDGLNLRVPTAALVSPAPAVPVAAIVDGRMGYLRGVTAAAYTNPESGSSTTLFVIEADTDTVYTQDANVGRLTRVGSLGVDAVAVNGYDIYQSGVSNEHYALLTTAAGSAIYKINPLTGAATLFSQPLPAADYRSLVVVNDDRLDEPGTRAFALLVRTPSGDVVVGFRLDALTGVVTAGPVTLPVNGLADGEHLVGISERTASTVGFIGGGGYGVSDQNRVLALPIQNAQNGFATATVNAQPIGTLSTPLAGSRFGIDFNPRADLLRIVGDTGQNLRVNVEEGRVIADAPRAAAFAFVDGTTRTVEPAPQIVATAYRAAPIGGTFQYAIDASNSSLVRVAVPNDGALVVVGPLGVSLPASAPGAAEQSLDIAGTADQFVFATLRTTGSPLSTLYRIDLDTGAATAIGPIGNSGAVNAISSRVQ, encoded by the coding sequence ATGAATGCATCGATAAACGCCGCGCGCGGCTATCCGCGTCGGAACCGCAGCGCGCTCGCAGGAGCCTTGTTGGCGATTGCGGCGCTGACCATGGCCGGTTGTGCGGACCAGTTCGATAGCGTTGCAACGCCCGTGGATCCGGGCACCCCACCGATCGATCCGGGCACGCCGCCCGTTGATCCGGTGGCGACGGTGTTCGGTATTCGCGGAGGTGCGGAACTGGTCCGCTTCAGCCCGGATAGTCCGGCGACCGTCACCAGCATCGGCGCCATCAGCGGCCTCGGCGCTGGCGAAACGATTCTGGGCATCGATTTCCGGCCCGCCGACGGCAATCTGTATGCAGTCACCAGCGCTGGCCGCGTGTTGACCGTCGATCCGGCAACCGGCATCGCGTCATCGATCCAGCCGATCACTGGCGATGGCACGGCACTCACCGCACTGCGTTACGGCATCGATTTCAATCCGGTCGCCAATGCCCTGCGGATCATCGGTGACGATGGCCTGAATCTGCGGGTGCCGACCGCCGCATTGGTATCGCCGGCTCCGGCCGTGCCGGTCGCCGCGATCGTCGATGGCCGCATGGGTTATCTGCGCGGCGTCACCGCTGCGGCCTACACGAATCCGGAGAGCGGCTCGAGCACCACCTTGTTCGTGATCGAAGCCGACACCGACACCGTGTACACGCAGGACGCCAATGTCGGGCGGCTGACGCGGGTCGGCAGCCTCGGTGTCGATGCTGTCGCCGTCAACGGTTACGACATCTACCAATCCGGTGTGTCGAACGAGCATTACGCGCTGCTGACCACGGCCGCGGGCAGTGCCATCTACAAGATCAATCCTCTGACCGGCGCCGCGACGCTGTTCTCGCAGCCCCTGCCGGCGGCCGATTACCGCAGCTTGGTCGTGGTCAACGATGATCGCCTGGATGAGCCCGGCACTCGCGCGTTTGCCTTGCTGGTGCGGACGCCGTCAGGCGATGTGGTCGTCGGCTTCAGGCTGGATGCGCTGACCGGCGTAGTGACCGCCGGGCCGGTCACCTTGCCGGTCAACGGGCTGGCCGATGGCGAGCATCTGGTCGGCATCTCCGAGCGCACCGCGTCGACGGTTGGCTTCATCGGCGGCGGCGGCTACGGAGTGTCGGATCAGAACCGGGTTCTGGCATTACCGATCCAGAACGCCCAGAACGGCTTCGCCACGGCGACCGTCAATGCTCAGCCGATCGGCACGCTGAGCACGCCGCTGGCAGGCTCCCGCTTCGGTATCGATTTCAATCCGCGCGCCGACCTGCTGCGCATCGTCGGCGACACTGGCCAGAACCTGAGAGTCAACGTGGAAGAAGGCCGGGTGATCGCCGATGCGCCGCGCGCCGCCGCGTTCGCCTTCGTCGATGGCACCACGCGCACCGTCGAGCCGGCGCCGCAGATCGTCGCCACGGCCTATCGGGCAGCTCCGATCGGCGGCACCTTCCAGTACGCCATCGATGCCTCGAACAGCTCGCTGGTGCGAGTGGCGGTGCCCAATGATGGCGCGCTGGTCGTGGTCGGTCCGCTGGGCGTGAGCCTGCCGGCCTCGGCTCCTGGTGCTGCCGAGCAGAGTCTGGATATCGCCGGTACGGCAGACCAGTTCGTGTTCGCCACGCTGCGCACCACGGGCAGCCCGCTGTCGACGCTTTACCGGATCGACCTCGACACCGGTGCCGCCACTGCCATCGGTCCGATCGGCAACAGCGGCGCGGTGAACGCGATCAGTTCGCGCGTGCAGTAA
- the upp gene encoding uracil phosphoribosyltransferase, producing the protein MTAGTVHLIDHPLVQHKLTLMRKKSASVNSFTRLLDELSTLMAYEVTRDMPMHEVEIETPICSMTSKLIDGKKIVLVPILRAGLGILAGMRSVIPGARVGHIGLYRDPKTLGAIEYYFKMPSGMRNRDAIVLDPMLATGNSAVAAVDRLKETHPRSIRFVCLLTCPEGLANFHSQHPDVPVYTAAIDQGLNEHGYIVPGLGDAGDRIFGTK; encoded by the coding sequence ATGACCGCAGGCACCGTCCACCTGATCGACCACCCGCTGGTCCAGCACAAGCTGACCCTGATGCGGAAGAAGAGCGCCAGCGTCAACAGCTTCACGCGGCTGCTCGACGAACTGTCGACCTTGATGGCCTACGAGGTCACCCGCGACATGCCGATGCACGAAGTGGAGATCGAAACGCCGATCTGTTCGATGACTTCGAAGCTGATCGACGGCAAGAAAATCGTCCTGGTGCCGATCCTGCGCGCCGGCCTCGGCATCCTCGCCGGCATGCGCAGCGTCATTCCCGGCGCGCGCGTCGGCCATATCGGCCTGTACCGCGATCCGAAGACGCTCGGCGCCATCGAGTACTACTTCAAGATGCCGTCCGGCATGCGCAATCGCGATGCGATCGTGCTCGATCCGATGCTGGCGACTGGCAATTCGGCGGTCGCCGCCGTCGACCGCCTGAAGGAAACCCACCCGCGCTCGATTCGCTTCGTCTGCCTGCTGACCTGCCCGGAAGGCCTGGCGAACTTTCACAGCCAGCATCCGGACGTGCCGGTCTACACCGCGGCGATCGATCAGGGCCTGAACGAGCATGGCTACATCGTGCCGGGGCTGGGCGATGCCGGCGATCGGATCTTTGGCACCAAGTAG
- a CDS encoding YheT family hydrolase yields MSSESSVVGLFRPSLLLAPQLIQTVLAGKRPVIKRWQKRGNGMHEGAMQHLLDCGVDESGQQVRLTGMHSRQPADRESRGLVVLIHGWEGSHESAYLYSMAARVFEAGWNVFRLNLRDHAGTHGLNERMFHSARIDEVLNAVRAIQAIDGAEKLAVIGFSLGGNFALRVGLLGPAAGIVPQLSIGISPSIDPGATLLAIDNGPTVFKRYFLDKWRKTLDAKAEAWPGRYDFSELKRIDSFVGITRRFVVEHTEYDTLDDYLATYTLTPPMLMGAASPLAVLTAQDDTVIPIRDFDGLGARGSVIAYDAPRRGGHCGFIENLRLESWAERRVAELLEQL; encoded by the coding sequence ATGAGCAGCGAATCGTCGGTCGTCGGCCTGTTCCGCCCGAGCCTGTTGCTGGCGCCGCAGCTGATCCAGACCGTGCTCGCCGGCAAGCGGCCGGTGATCAAGCGCTGGCAGAAGCGCGGCAACGGCATGCACGAAGGCGCGATGCAGCATCTGCTCGACTGCGGCGTCGACGAATCCGGCCAGCAGGTGCGCCTCACCGGCATGCATTCGCGCCAGCCTGCCGATCGCGAATCACGCGGCTTGGTGGTGCTGATCCACGGCTGGGAAGGCAGCCACGAATCGGCTTACCTGTATTCGATGGCCGCGCGTGTCTTCGAAGCCGGCTGGAACGTGTTCCGCCTGAACCTGCGCGACCACGCCGGCACGCACGGCCTGAACGAGCGGATGTTCCACTCGGCGCGCATCGATGAAGTGCTGAACGCGGTGCGTGCGATCCAGGCGATCGACGGCGCCGAGAAGCTGGCGGTCATCGGCTTCTCGCTGGGCGGCAACTTCGCCTTGAGAGTCGGCCTGCTCGGCCCGGCCGCCGGCATCGTGCCGCAGCTGTCGATCGGCATCTCGCCGTCGATCGATCCGGGCGCCACCCTGCTGGCGATCGACAACGGCCCGACCGTGTTCAAGCGCTACTTCCTCGACAAGTGGCGCAAGACGCTCGACGCCAAGGCCGAAGCTTGGCCCGGCCGCTACGATTTCAGCGAGCTGAAGCGTATCGACAGCTTCGTCGGCATCACCCGCCGCTTCGTCGTCGAGCACACCGAGTACGACACGCTGGACGACTACCTCGCCACCTACACGCTGACGCCGCCGATGCTGATGGGTGCCGCCTCGCCGCTCGCGGTGCTGACCGCGCAGGACGACACGGTGATCCCGATCCGCGATTTCGACGGCCTCGGCGCGCGTGGTTCGGTGATCGCCTACGACGCGCCACGACGCGGCGGCCACTGCGGCTTCATCGAGAATCTGCGCCTGGAAAGCTGGGCGGAGCGGCGGGTCGCGGAGCTGCTGGAGCAGCTGTAG
- a CDS encoding alpha/beta hydrolase family protein — protein MNGIVRAAGRWLSAAALATAALPLAAHTEYEDDAAAMATARVEEEVRFRGASDEVMLAGTLSRPAYVARDLPVPAVVLIHGSGPNDRDETLYGHKPFRMLAAAFESAGYAVLRYDKRGVGESGGNLRAATLVDYAADAEAAFDYLRSRPDIDATRIGLLGHSEGGMIAPMIAARRSDVAWLVLLAPPTVPGRAISEYQNVQGALDRGASEQAALAAAAEAGRLFDILQADLPTEQRDARLCTALQRIGEQRQLSPAFVEGQRQSLSSPWFRHILSYDPAPVLEKIRKPALVLFGAMDHQIAPSLNEGPARAALKGNAAAEVRVLPGVNHLFLNTHSGAVSEYPRLGGGLSPVLLDTLQDWLAVQSRRGPDNLIATAYYEAP, from the coding sequence ATGAACGGAATCGTGAGGGCAGCAGGCAGGTGGCTTTCGGCGGCGGCGCTGGCTACGGCGGCGCTGCCCTTGGCGGCGCACACCGAGTACGAAGACGACGCGGCGGCGATGGCCACGGCCCGCGTCGAGGAGGAAGTCCGGTTCCGGGGCGCCAGCGACGAAGTGATGCTCGCTGGCACGCTGAGCCGCCCGGCCTATGTCGCACGCGACCTGCCGGTGCCGGCCGTCGTACTGATCCACGGCAGCGGCCCGAACGATCGCGACGAAACGCTGTACGGCCACAAGCCGTTTCGCATGCTGGCCGCGGCGTTCGAATCGGCCGGTTATGCGGTGCTGCGCTACGACAAGCGGGGCGTCGGCGAATCCGGCGGCAATCTTCGCGCGGCGACGTTGGTCGATTACGCAGCCGATGCCGAAGCAGCGTTTGATTACCTGCGCAGCCGTCCGGATATCGACGCCACGCGCATCGGTCTGCTTGGTCACAGCGAAGGCGGCATGATCGCGCCGATGATCGCCGCCCGGCGCAGCGACGTTGCCTGGCTGGTGCTGCTGGCACCGCCGACGGTGCCGGGCCGCGCGATCTCCGAATACCAGAACGTCCAGGGCGCACTCGACCGCGGTGCCAGCGAGCAGGCCGCGCTGGCCGCTGCCGCTGAGGCTGGCCGTTTGTTCGACATCCTGCAGGCCGATCTGCCGACCGAGCAGCGCGATGCCCGCCTGTGTACCGCGCTGCAGCGGATCGGCGAGCAGCGGCAGCTGTCACCGGCTTTCGTAGAAGGGCAGCGGCAGTCGCTCAGCTCGCCGTGGTTCCGCCATATCCTGAGCTATGACCCGGCGCCGGTGCTGGAGAAAATCCGCAAGCCAGCCCTGGTGCTGTTCGGCGCGATGGATCACCAGATCGCGCCGTCACTGAACGAAGGCCCGGCGCGGGCCGCGCTGAAGGGCAATGCGGCCGCCGAGGTACGCGTGCTGCCCGGCGTCAACCACCTGTTCCTGAACACGCACTCTGGTGCAGTATCGGAATATCCCCGGCTCGGCGGCGGCCTGTCGCCGGTCCTGCTCGACACCTTGCAGGACTGGCTGGCCGTCCAGTCACGGAGGGGACCGGACAACTTGATTGCCACCGCTTATTACGAAGCTCCATGA
- a CDS encoding SDR family oxidoreductase, translating into MTQLRDTTIWITGASSGIGEALALKAAESGAKLVLSARREAELQRVRTACADPSKVAVLPLDLLAFDGGDAVAKAEACFGPIDVLVNNAGISQRSRLVDTSMEVYRQLMELDFFAPVALTRALVPGMRTRKRGHIVMISSIAGRIGAPQRTGYSAAKFALAGFTEAARAELWRDGVRFTAVYPGYVRTQISVNAVKGDGRANGVTDHNIAGGISAEDCADDIWDAVETNQEEVMMGGKEVFYERLKRYAPQLFSFALKRSTPKA; encoded by the coding sequence ATGACCCAACTGCGCGACACCACCATCTGGATCACCGGCGCTTCGAGCGGCATTGGCGAAGCCTTGGCGCTGAAGGCTGCCGAAAGTGGCGCCAAGCTGGTGCTCAGCGCACGCCGTGAAGCGGAACTGCAGCGAGTGCGCACGGCTTGCGCCGATCCCTCGAAGGTGGCGGTGCTGCCGCTCGATCTGCTGGCGTTCGATGGCGGCGATGCCGTTGCCAAGGCCGAAGCCTGCTTCGGGCCGATCGACGTGCTGGTCAACAACGCCGGCATCTCGCAGCGCAGCCGGTTGGTCGATACCTCGATGGAGGTCTATCGGCAGCTGATGGAACTGGATTTCTTCGCCCCGGTGGCGCTGACCCGCGCGCTGGTGCCGGGCATGCGCACCCGCAAGCGTGGCCACATCGTGATGATCTCGTCGATCGCCGGCCGTATCGGTGCGCCGCAACGCACCGGCTACTCGGCCGCGAAATTCGCACTCGCCGGTTTCACCGAAGCGGCGCGTGCCGAGCTGTGGCGCGACGGCGTCCGGTTCACCGCCGTCTATCCCGGCTATGTGCGCACGCAGATTTCGGTCAACGCCGTGAAGGGCGATGGCCGCGCCAATGGCGTCACCGATCACAACATCGCCGGCGGCATCAGCGCCGAGGATTGCGCGGACGACATCTGGGATGCCGTCGAAACCAATCAGGAAGAAGTGATGATGGGCGGCAAGGAAGTGTTCTACGAACGCCTCAAGCGCTATGCGCCGCAATTGTTCTCGTTCGCGCTGAAGCGCTCGACGCCGAAAGCCTGA